The stretch of DNA AATCCACGTGTCCTCTCGAGTCCCGGCCGCCAGCCCCCAGATCCCTACTAGCTGGTTCTACAGCCCAGTGCTTTGACGTGGATCATGAGAAAACGATAGGGTCAGCAGCACGTACAGAGACCATAAAGGAATGCACGAGTCGGTCGCTGCTACGGTACGGGGTTAGGCAGCTTGGTCACTGTATTTGGGTCGGTCAGTACCGTACCACACGAGTTTACTCCGTACGGGGTCATTGCATGGTTCTTTCCCCTTGGATCTTCCTCAGAGGGAGAGATCGTGTCGATGGAGTCGGCGAGCACCGCGCGCGCCTGTCACGGCTCCCAACAGAAAATCCTCCTCTCCACGCGCTTCGTATGTATGCACATGCTGGTATGCATCTGGTCCTCTGGCAGGGTAAACTTCTACGAACAAGCTGGCATTACCTCATTGGTTTATGTATGTATGAAACACGTGTCAGAATTTGCGAGTGCCATCGGAGCATGCACGTGCTGCTGACGCGCTAACGCGCACGTGTGCAAGGTCACATCCCGGAGACTCCTCGTAGGAAAAAAAGTAGAGAAATCGACCCTAACCAGTATGTACTCGCGACGCTAACCATCGTGCTGGCAAGTATTCGTTTCGATACTTTAAGATGTATGTAGTTTATATgtttatattatatatctagatatattaTATATTTAAGTGTATAGAAAAATTATACTGCTAGAAATATTAATTTAGCATGGAATGGAAGTAGTAGGTGTGTTAATAAGCATGGAGGTCTGAAACGGTGCCTTCCGGCTAGTGTTGTTTACTTAGTCGGAACACTAGCACGATGCAATTCCGGACATTTAGTTTTTTCAAACGAAAGTCAGCCTTCTTCAGGGGAAATGAAAAACTATGACAGGCAGCGTCTGCCCATCACCTTGAACCGAAAACATTGACGTCGTACGGTCTTACACAATCGCCGGCGTCCTTTCAGGCCGACCACCGGCCCCGTCCCAATCGCCCTTTTCGCCCCCCTCCTCCAACCAATCAGGAGCCGTCGAACCCAGATCCGTCGGCCACGCGCCCGCGCACCTGTAGCCCAGGGCCATCCAAGACGAGTTCAATTCCGAACCCGCTGCCGCTACCTCTCTCCCCGTCTCGACTCCACGCGCTGCGGCGCGGCAAAATCCCCAGCCCCAGCCACATCAAGCCTCCGCGTCCGCGCCGCAAAACCAGGGGGCCTGCCCGGCCACGGCTGGCGGCCCTATCCGCGGCGGGGCTCGTTCTCATCCGACGCGAGGGACGCGCAAAACCGCCGAACGCCGCCTGCCTCCCGCGGCTTCGGCGGCTGGCTGCCCCCACCTGCCAGCGCCAGCAGCCTTCCTCCCCCCGCGACCGCCCACGCGTAACCGCCCGCCTGGGTGGGAGGGTTCGAGCCCGTAACGGAAAGCAACCACCGTAACCGCGTGCGCCTCCCGCGGCCCGGCTATAAATCCCCGCGCCGCCAGCCCCCGTTCACCCTACAATCTTCAAGGCGTCGCGACAGGCAAAGACATCGATCAATCGCCACCAGCGCGTAGAGAGAGAGAGTCACCGGAGAAGGGAGGAATCACCAGcgccagcgccaccgccatGGGCAAGGTCCGCTCCTTCTTCTCCCGCAGCGGCAAGCGCGGCGCCGGCTCGTCctcgccggcctcctccgcgGCGGGCAGCGCGCCGTCGTCCCCGTCCCCGTCgtccccggcgccggcggcggagaaggACGAGATGGAGCGCGTGTTCCGCAAGTTCGACGCGAACGGCGACGGCCGGATCTCGCGGTCGGAGCTGGCGGCGCTGTTCGAGGGCGTGGGCCACGCGGCCACCGACGACGAGGTGTCGCGCATGATGGAGGAGGCCGAcgcggacggcgacggcgccatCAGCCTGCCCGAGTTCGCCGCGCTCGTGCGctccgccgacgccgacgccgacgccgtcgAGGAGGACCTGCGCCACGCCTTCATGGTCTTCGACGCCGACGGCAACGGCCTCATCACGCCCGCCGAGCTCGCGCGCGTCCTGCGCGGGCTCGGGGAGGCCGCCACCGTCGCGCAGTGCCGCCGCATGATCCAGGGCGTCGACCGCAACGGCGACGGCCTCGTGTCCTTCGACGAGTTCAAGCTCATGATGGCCGCCGGCGGAGGTTTCGGCAGGATGGCCTCCTCTTCTTAGGCAGTTTGTTTGGGCAAGCCCTCTGTCCTCTGCCGCTCCGCGCTGCTCTGCTCGGCTCTCACAGATTGGATTCGTTCGTTGAATCGCACTGTACATACGTAACAGCGAGATCCAAGAGATCGTCGCCACCAAGGTAATTAGTAGGCCCATACCACACGGACAACACAACATGAAAAAAAAATAGCACGATTGGTTCTGTATAAATATGATACCTGTATGGCCAATGCGCATCCATTGTATGGATGTTGAATGTTTTGTTCTGGTTCCAGTTCGAATCATATGGTTTCCACTTTTCAGTGCTGTGTGTCGCGTGGTTTCTTGCAATCTTTTGCTCAGTAGTTTCACCATTACCGCAGCTCCTTTTGCCTCTTCTCGTGGCATCGGAAAGCTGGAGTTGCACTCAGCTCGGAGAGCGACAGGCAGCAGGCTTCATGTGAACTATTCCACGGATGGTATCATCGGCGCCGTGGCTTTGTTGTCGATTCAGAGTTGCTTTCGTGAAAACAACCGTCTCACAAGGACGAGGTTAAATAAGGACATAGTAAGTTAAGTAAGGACCAGTGATTGCAGCCCAAACTTGCAACCTCCACCAAAGGTTAGGAAACCACTGGATTTCGCCAAGTTGGGAATAAACTGATCATGCGTATCATGTATTACTCCCATGCAAGGTTTTGACGAATTATGTTACAAATAGCTTAAAAGTTTGATTAGATCTGACCGGTGACAGTGCGATGACGAGGACGTCAGAGTTGAGGGTGCTCCCATAAAATGGATTAGAGTCGAACGAGCAATTTCCATTCATACTAGTATCAAAGTTCATGCCTGAATCTAGGACACATGAACCTTACCGTCCTGCATAAATCTTACTATTGTCTCTTGCTGTGGGCTTGTAAATTATTGGGCAGAGAAAACTGAAATGCCATCTGTCAGGAACACAGCCAAATCACAATCTACACCTGCACACCATGTGGCCGACTGAATGGCAACCGGGTCATGGGCTCGAAGCCTAGAACAAGGCATCCCACGAGGCAGACCTGTCCCACCGCAGCGAGAGCACGGGGAACATCTCATGAACAAAGACGAGCtggtgaagatcagatcaaagaAAGGGatgttctctctctctctctctctctctctcggtgTTACGTGAACATGACAGATTGACAGGCCATGCCTTCTTTCAACGCCCAATTTCGTAATGAGATTCAGGTTCTGGAGCGTACCGAAGTCACCGAGGTGTGTACTGAATGTATG from Panicum hallii strain FIL2 chromosome 3, PHallii_v3.1, whole genome shotgun sequence encodes:
- the LOC112887493 gene encoding probable calcium-binding protein CML15 codes for the protein MGKVRSFFSRSGKRGAGSSSPASSAAGSAPSSPSPSSPAPAAEKDEMERVFRKFDANGDGRISRSELAALFEGVGHAATDDEVSRMMEEADADGDGAISLPEFAALVRSADADADAVEEDLRHAFMVFDADGNGLITPAELARVLRGLGEAATVAQCRRMIQGVDRNGDGLVSFDEFKLMMAAGGGFGRMASSS